In the Wyeomyia smithii strain HCP4-BCI-WySm-NY-G18 chromosome 2, ASM2978416v1, whole genome shotgun sequence genome, one interval contains:
- the LOC129721893 gene encoding 60S ribosomal protein L19 produces MSSLKLQKRLAASVMRCGKKKVWLDPNEINEIGNTNSRQSIRKLIKDGLIIKKPVVVHSRFRVRKNTIARRKGRHCGYGKRKGTANARMPQKLLWMNRMRVLRRLLKKYREAKKIDRHLYHDLYMRAKGNVFKNKRILMEHIHKRKAEKARSKMLNDQAEAKRNKVREARKRREERIANKKQELLQSIAKEEESAQQVATTGKK; encoded by the exons ATGAG tTCCCTCAAGCTCCAAAAGAGGCTGGCAGCCTCGGTTATGCGATGTGGCAAAAAGAAGGTCTGGTTGGATCCGAATGAAATTAACGAAATCGGAAATACCAATTCTC GTCAGAGCATTCGTAAGTTGATCAAGGATGGTTTGATCATCAAGAAGCCGGTGGTTGTACACTCGCGCTTCCGTGTCCGCAAGAACACGATTGCTCGGCGCAAGGGTCGCCACTGCGGCTACGGTAAGAGGAAAGGTACGGCCAATGCGCGTATGCCGCAGAAGTTGCTGTGGATGAATCGTATGCGTGTGCTACGTCGCCTGCTGAAGAAGTACCGAGAGGCGAAGAAGATCGATCGTCATCTGTATCATGACCTGTACATGCGTGCAAAGGGTAACGTGTTCAAGAACAAGCGCATCCTGATGGAACATATCCACAAACGTAAGGCCGAGAAGGCTCGCAGCAAGATGTTGAACGATCAGGCTGAGGCTAAGCGTAATAAAGTGCGTGAGGCCCGTAAGCGCCGCGAGGAACGTATCGCTAACAAAAAGCAGGAACTTCTTCAGAGCATTGCCAAGGAGGAGGAAAGTGCGCAGCAGGTTGCGACTACCGGTAAGAAGTGA